The nucleotide window CCAGTGTGACTGCACGCTTGGGTGGCAGAAAGAAACTTACTCAGCCATTCTCGGAAAGCCTGTTGAAGCAGAAGTCGAAGAGTCGATTTTGCGTGGTGGGCAGAGATGCGTGTTCCGAATCAAGGTTGTATAGAAATCGGTAATTGAGTGATGAACCGGGCCTCGCTCACAAAGCGGCGCCCGATTCACGTCCGACGGACTACACTCAAGTTTGCAGGAGGCGCACCATGCCTAAAGTCGCTCGATCATCTGCTCTAATTCTCTTGTTAATTGCATTGCAGTGTTGCGTCGCTTTCGCCCAGACATCCGACAGCAAGTTGCAACAGATGTTCCAGTCGGAGTGGGACTACGAGATGCAGCAGAATCCGACATGGGCTTCGCTGCTGGGAGACCGCCGCTGGAACGATCGCTGGGATGACCTCAGCCTTCAAGGCCTCGACGCGCAACACAAACATCATCTCGCAGTACTCGAACGTTTACGATCGTTTCGGCCTGCCGAATTCTCTCCCGCCGATCAGATCAATTACGCTGTCTTCTACAACCTCTACTCAACCTGGGTCGAAGAGGACAGGTACCGCTGGTACCTCGTGCCCGAACACCATATGAGCGGCATGCCGGAGGACTTCCGCATGCCCCCCGGAGTGCAGAGCGCTGCTCAACTGGCAACCAACTTGCGTTTCGAAACGGCGAAGGACTATCAGGATTGGAACACGAGACTGGCCACGTTCCCGGCCTATGTCGATCAGGTGATTGCGCTCATGCGCGAGGGTATGCGAAACGGCATGATGAACCCAAAGGTCGTCATGAAGCGCATCCCTCCGCAGATCGAGAAGCAGTTGGTTCCTCGCGTCGACGACAGTTTGTTCTTCAAACCATTCCTGAAGATGTCAACCTCAGTCCCGCCCCCGCAGCAACAAGAACTGGCGCAGACGGCGCGAACGAACATCGAGCGATCGGTCGTTCCATCGCTGCGACGCTTCAACGACTTTCTCGTCAAGGAATACATTCCGGCAGCTCCCGACAAGGTTGGCATCTGGCAGATGCCTTCCGGCAGCGACATGTACGCGTTTTTTGTCCGGAAGCACACGACGACCGACCTCACCCCAGAACGGGTACACCAGCTCGGGCTTAGCGAAGTAAAACGTATTCGTGCCGAGATGGACGCGGTGTTAAAGCAGGTCGGATTCAAAGGTACCCTGAAGGAGTTCTTCGTATTCCTTCGCACAGATCCGCGCTTTTACTACAAGCAGCCCAATGATCTGCTGATCGGGTACCGCAACCTCGCCAAGCAGATCGACCCGAAGCTGCTGAAGATTGCCAAGACGCTGCCCCGTGCACCGTACGGCGTGGAACCTACGCCGGCCGAGACTGCTCCCGACGCAACAACCGGCTTCTATTTCCCGGGCGCCCCCGATGGCTCCCGCCCCGGCACATACCTCGTAAATCTCTATCGGCCCGAGACGCGCCCGAAGTGGGAGATGCTCCCGCTTACGCTGCACGAGGCTGTTCCCGGACATCACCTGCAGCTTGCACTCGCGATGGAAATGAAAGACGTACCGAACTTCCGTCGCTTCGCCGGATACGCGGCATACTCCGAGGGTTGGGCGCTCTACTCCGAAACCCGGCTCGGCTACGACATGAATCTATACAACGATCCTTACGATCGCTTCGGACAACTCACCTACGAAATGTGGCGAGCCGTGCGACTGGTGGTCGATACCGGCATGCACTCCATGCAGTGGACCCGCCAGCAGGCAATCGACTACTTCCTGGAAAATTCGCCTCGCCAGGAGTTGGACGTTACCAACGAAGTTGATCGGTACATTGCCATGCCCGGCCAGGCACTCGCATACAAGATTGGCGAGTTGAAGATTGGTGAGCTTCGCAAAGAAGCCGAAAAGAAACTCGGTCCTGCTTTCGACCTCAGAAGCTTTCATGATGCAGTGTTGGCAATGGGGCCCGTCCCCCTCAATGTTCTACAGAAGCAAATTGAGAACTGGATTTCATCTCAACAAACGCGATGAGCAGAATTTGTCTTCCTGCGCGAGGGACAAGCCCGAGTCGAAGGAGCCCCTTTTGCTTGCTCCCATCCAATTGAAGGGGTCTTCCGACTCCGCGACTTCGTCGCTCGTCAAGGAAGATAACGAGAGTCCTGAACAGGCGGCTGAAAACCCACATTGGGCCATCGTTCGAAATGTTGGGTCATCGTTCGCTACGCTCAGAATAAACACGCTTTTTTTGAATTTTCATTTCTTTCAATTGGTTTCGAGAGTTACTTTGTATACATTATCCATTCGGCGCGACGTTCGACCAACACGCCGGTGAAGGTGAACCATGCGACTGAAGTCCCTTGCACTGTTACTCGCGCTTGTCGCGATCCCCTACATGGCGGCACTGGCCGAGGCTCCCGCTACTTTTCGCCTGGACTACTTCCATACTGGCAACGCAACCCAGGAACTGTTCAGCGTCGATCGCACCGTCATGGAACCGCTCGCCTGGCCGGGCAATCCGCAGAAGTCGATCGATGATACGAACCGCGGTGTGTATTTCTATGAGGTGCGTGACGCAGCCAGCAATCGCGTGTTGTACTCGCGCGGCTTCTCTTCCATTTTCGGTGAGTGGAAGACGACCGACGAAGCGAAAACAGCGAATCGAACGTTTCACGAATCCGTCCGCTTTCCTGCGCCCAGTGCTCCAGTTCGCGTCGTATTCAAGAAGCGCGACGCGCAGAACAAGTTCCAGGAGATCTGGTCCACTATCGTCGATCCGGCAGACAAGTACATCGACAAGTCGAAACCAACTCCCGCGCGCGTGATCGAAATCGAAAAGCACGGCGACCCATCGATGAAGGTCGACTTGTTGCTGCTCGGCGAGGGCTATGCCGCGGCGGAATCTGACAAGTGCGACAAGGACGTGCGACGGCTTGCCAACGGCATCTTCGGATTCTCGCCCTTCAAAGAGCGGCGCGCCGACTTCAATGTTTGGGCTATTTGTGCTCCATCGCCCGAGTCCGGCGTCTCGCATCCGTCGGCGGGCATCCACCGCAGCACGCTGTTCGGCTCGACCTTTGACGTATTCGGCACGGAACGCTATGCGCTTTCCTTCGACAATCGCGCCATCCGCACGACCGCTTCCTTCGCGCCCTATGACGTGCTCGGCATCGTGATGAACTCCAAGGAATACGGCAACGGAGGCATTTTCGGCGCCTATGCCAGCGTGAGTATCGATCACCCCTCAGGCGTTCCGGTGTTTGTTCACGAGTTCGGACATCACTTTGGCGATTTGGGAGACGAGTACTACTTCAACGCGAACGTCGCTTACGGGGCTACAAATTCAAAAGTCGAGCCATGGGAGCCCAACATCACAGCCCTGCTTGACCCGAAGCTTCTGAAGTGGAAGTCACTGGTAGCTTCCGGCACTCCGCTTCCAACGCCCTGGCCGAAAGATACTTACGAGGCAAGCATCTCTGAGCCGCAAAAGAAGGCGAAAAAGATGCGCGCCGAAGGACGTCCCGAAACCGAAATCACGGCCATGCTGCGCGAAGCACGCAAGACCCAGGAGCAGAGTCTTTCCGAGGGGCCTTATGCCGGCAAGGTTGGAGCTTTCGAAGGCGCTCGTTATGAACCGAAGGGCTATTACAGGCCGCAGCAGCGATGCATCATGATTTCTGGCCCGACGTTTTGTGCCGTGTGTCAGCACGCGATTGAGGAGATCATCGACCTCTACTCACGTCCGTAGAGATTGCGAAGTGATTGTGTCTTCCTGGGCGAAACGACGCTGTCGCGTAGTCGATGCGAGAGTGGCGTTACAAAAGGGGTCCTTCGGCGCGGGCTACGCTCTCGCTCAGGAAGACACTGAGAGTACGAACCGGTTCCCGCGTCGCGACAGAGGAATCGAAGGATCATTACAGCGGCAGGCGAAAGCCCCCTTTACTGTTGCGAAACGCTTTCAGTGATTCCCATCACTTTGCCAGGATGTGCGCGAGTCTTAGCAGTTCTAGATCGAGCGGCTTCTTGCTTCCAGCAACCTCATCGAGCGGTGTTGTCTTGATTTCCCTGCCGATCCATCCCACCAGCACTCCGCTCTCGCCGCGTGCGAGACAATCGGTGGCCCCGGAACCTAGACGCGTTCCGAGAATGCGATCGAATGCGCCGGGCGAGCCGCCTCGCTGCACGTGTCCAAGCGTGGTGACTCGGACGTCGAATCCCCGATGCCCGTGCTGCGCAAAGTATGCCCCCAGCTTTTCGGCGTTGTACTTTGCTCCTTCGGCAACGACGACGATAGCGTGCGGCTTGCCGCGCCGATAGACGTCGCTCAATTCCGAGGCCAGCGCGTCCGGATCAGTCTCGTGCTCGGGGATGACAACCGCCTCGGCGCCACCGGCGATGCCGGCCATCAGCGCCAGATATCCGCAGTTGCGTCCCATCACTTCCACCAGCATGGCGCGTTGGTGCGACGAGGCCGTGACCTTCAGGCGATCGATCGCTTCAAGAGCGATGTTCAAGGCGGTATCCACGCCGATCGTGATGTCTGAGCCATATAGGTCGTTATCGATGGTGGACGCAACACCCACAACGGGGAAACCCATCGCATTCAACGAATGTGCGCCGGCCTGAGATCCGTTGCCGCCGATCACGACCAGCGCCTCGATGCCTGCGCTGTTCAGTTCCCGCAGAGCTTTTTCCCTGCCAGCTTCAGTCTTGAACTCAGGCGACCGTGCGCTGCCGAGCATCGTGCCGCCCCGCTGGATGATGCCGCCAACCTCGCGTGCGCCGAGCGGAATGAAGTTGCCAGTCATCAGACCAGCAAAACCCTGCCGTACTCCGTACATCTTCCATCCGCGATCCACCCCTGTTCGGACAACAGCACGGATTGCAGCATTCATTCCCGGGGCATCGCCCCCGCTAGTCAAAACGGCAACTGACTTCATGATCCTCCCTGTGGTTCCCTACTCTGGTCCTTATAAGGCAAGAAACAGACAATGATATCCGGCAAGCACAGTCAAGCGAAGAACAGCTCGCTG belongs to Clostridia bacterium and includes:
- a CDS encoding DUF885 domain-containing protein — protein: MPKVARSSALILLLIALQCCVAFAQTSDSKLQQMFQSEWDYEMQQNPTWASLLGDRRWNDRWDDLSLQGLDAQHKHHLAVLERLRSFRPAEFSPADQINYAVFYNLYSTWVEEDRYRWYLVPEHHMSGMPEDFRMPPGVQSAAQLATNLRFETAKDYQDWNTRLATFPAYVDQVIALMREGMRNGMMNPKVVMKRIPPQIEKQLVPRVDDSLFFKPFLKMSTSVPPPQQQELAQTARTNIERSVVPSLRRFNDFLVKEYIPAAPDKVGIWQMPSGSDMYAFFVRKHTTTDLTPERVHQLGLSEVKRIRAEMDAVLKQVGFKGTLKEFFVFLRTDPRFYYKQPNDLLIGYRNLAKQIDPKLLKIAKTLPRAPYGVEPTPAETAPDATTGFYFPGAPDGSRPGTYLVNLYRPETRPKWEMLPLTLHEAVPGHHLQLALAMEMKDVPNFRRFAGYAAYSEGWALYSETRLGYDMNLYNDPYDRFGQLTYEMWRAVRLVVDTGMHSMQWTRQQAIDYFLENSPRQELDVTNEVDRYIAMPGQALAYKIGELKIGELRKEAEKKLGPAFDLRSFHDAVLAMGPVPLNVLQKQIENWISSQQTR
- a CDS encoding M64 family metallopeptidase is translated as MRLKSLALLLALVAIPYMAALAEAPATFRLDYFHTGNATQELFSVDRTVMEPLAWPGNPQKSIDDTNRGVYFYEVRDAASNRVLYSRGFSSIFGEWKTTDEAKTANRTFHESVRFPAPSAPVRVVFKKRDAQNKFQEIWSTIVDPADKYIDKSKPTPARVIEIEKHGDPSMKVDLLLLGEGYAAAESDKCDKDVRRLANGIFGFSPFKERRADFNVWAICAPSPESGVSHPSAGIHRSTLFGSTFDVFGTERYALSFDNRAIRTTASFAPYDVLGIVMNSKEYGNGGIFGAYASVSIDHPSGVPVFVHEFGHHFGDLGDEYYFNANVAYGATNSKVEPWEPNITALLDPKLLKWKSLVASGTPLPTPWPKDTYEASISEPQKKAKKMRAEGRPETEITAMLREARKTQEQSLSEGPYAGKVGAFEGARYEPKGYYRPQQRCIMISGPTFCAVCQHAIEEIIDLYSRP
- a CDS encoding ATP-dependent 6-phosphofructokinase, which gives rise to MKSVAVLTSGGDAPGMNAAIRAVVRTGVDRGWKMYGVRQGFAGLMTGNFIPLGAREVGGIIQRGGTMLGSARSPEFKTEAGREKALRELNSAGIEALVVIGGNGSQAGAHSLNAMGFPVVGVASTIDNDLYGSDITIGVDTALNIALEAIDRLKVTASSHQRAMLVEVMGRNCGYLALMAGIAGGAEAVVIPEHETDPDALASELSDVYRRGKPHAIVVVAEGAKYNAEKLGAYFAQHGHRGFDVRVTTLGHVQRGGSPGAFDRILGTRLGSGATDCLARGESGVLVGWIGREIKTTPLDEVAGSKKPLDLELLRLAHILAK